The sequence GAAGGAGTCCACGGCCTGGATGACGCTGTCGCAGATCAAGGGGCCGCCTGAGTCCCCCTGTGAAGTGTGGGGACAGGTCACTCAGTCACCCAGGACTTGGCTACGTCAGGGAAAGGGTGGCTGAAGACGACCTAACGCCATTTACGGGTAAAATGTTTCCAGTCCAAAATTTTCTTTAGGACACGTGGACGAGAGAGGGAGATGAGGCCACTCTGGAAGACAGCAGGCGTTTCTTCCAGAGTGGCCTCATCTGTATACCTGGATCCCTGGATTGAGACTAGGCTAGTCACCCACACCTCCCCAGGTCTGAGAGGGCCCCAGGAAGGGACAGTCCCCAGACCTATGAGGGCCACCAGGTATGACCTGAGCGGCCCCCTCTGTGCCTGTGGGAGCTGAGGCTGTTCCATGGATCATCCTCTGAACCCTCACAATGGGTGTACCCTCCTtccagatggggagactgaggcccagccTGCAGCTGCTCAGTGAAGAGGAAGTGGATTCGAACTGCAGCCTAccacccaccctccttcccctggGTGGCCGCTGGAGCCTCCTCTGCTCCAGGGCAGCTCCAGCCTCTAGGGAGGTCCCTCAAGCCATCCAAACGCGGTGTGGGGCACTGGGAGCTGAGCGGATACATACGAAGCAGATGCCAGCTTTGCGACGGGGAACAAAGGTGCACACATTATGTGGCCGGCACAGGAAGGTGACCACGGTGACATTGAGCTCCTGCAGGACGTGGGGCAACGGCGCACGGGTGCCCAGCCTGCCCCAGCCCATGGCCAGGCACTGAGTGCCGTGGGGCAGCTGCTGGTCCTGCTGGGGGAGCTGGGCCACCGCAACCTGGGCGTTGAGGTTGGCCGGGCGGTCCagctggggcagggagagagtgGGTGGGCAGTGAGACCCTGTCTACAGGCCCCATAGCCACCCCCTCCTCACATCCAGCCATGTCCTGACCACCCCAAAGTGCCTCCTCtgggcttttgcacatgctgttccctccacctgcccCCTTCTCACTCACTCTCAGGTTCTACCTTGGAGGTCACCTCTTCCAGGGAGCCTACCCTGATTGACCTTCCAAACTCTGCCAGAGCTGTTTTACAGTCTCTGACACTGCGGGCCTCCCCTTGTAGCATTTGTCACTATGGCATGCATTCACTTACAAAGCAATTATTGAGTGCCAACTGTATGCTCCATCCTCTCCTAAACCCTGGGGATCCTACCTCCAAGAGGATGACAAACATATAGTCAAGGGAAATGATGACATGGTGAACCATAAATCAGGGCTGTCGTTCCTGCTAGGGTGAGGGGAGCCCTTGCTAAGAAGGTGAGGTTGGCACCTAGGCTGGGAACTACTGTCTGAATGGCTCTCTCCCTGCCAGGCCTGCTGTGTATCAGGCCATGTACCAGCTGATGAAGGATCAGCCAGCCCACCCACCTGCAGGAGGAGAATGTCGTTGAGCTTCTGCTCAGGGTCGTAGTTGTTGCCAAACTGGCGAGCGATGGAGAACCTCTGCTGGCTGGGCTCAGCATTCTGCAGGTTGTGGGCCCCGAGCACCACCTCCACCAGGGCGGGGGGCCTGCAGGGTCAGGGCACTCATGCCTCGGCCCCCACgtcctccactccccaccccaaagaGCACCCTTAGGCCCAGGGTGCAGCCCCCTTGGTGACAGACCCAGGCAGGGCCGCCTCCCCCCTCACTTACATGTTCTGCAAGCAGTGGGCCGCGGTCAGCACAAACCTCGGATGGATCAAGGTGCCCCCACAGAAGTGGTTTCCTGCCACCTGCAGTGATGCTATGTAGGGTCGTGAGTGGGGCTCCGCTTCCCGGCCACCCACGATCTCTGCGGCCTGTGCTGCCCCTGAGGATATGGGCGTCGCAGCTGTCACTTTTCCCGGCTGGgcccatccccacccacctccctgggAGGGAAGCActgtccattttgcagatggagaaactgagtcaaATGTCCCAGAGCTCCACCttgctcccttctccctccccttgaGGCCTTCATCCCAAGCAGTGAGTGGGTCCTGGCCTGctcctgcctcagtctccctgtcTGCGCCGTGAGGGCGTTGGGCTGGCCGTCGTGGGTGGAATCAGCAAAGCCTGGCTTGTTGGACTGAGGAGCATGTGGCCCCACTCACGGGCCAACAGCATGGCCAGCAGGACCAGGGCCAGAGCAGCGCCGGAGAGTCTGTCGCTTTGGGTCATGCTTGGGTGCAGGCTCTGGGATTCCCCGGCCTGCCCATCCCTCTTATAGCCCAATGTTCAGAGGCCGTTGGGGTTGCCCCACGCCTGGGCTGGGCAtccccacttcctccttccaACTTTGGGGCCACAGGGAGCTGGTGGTTGAACAACACTCCAGGAGGACGTGGAGAGTTAAGCTCAGGGCCCTGACTCCCCTGTGAGTGTGGGAAGCCCACCCCATTCCGGGATCCCCTGGACAAAGGGCAGCATAACAGCCCTCAGTGGGGCACACATTCCACCCTCCATACCTCCCCCCATGGGATCCCTTGGCCCCAGCAAAGCGGGATATGGCTGGCGTGTCCAGGCGCTAGAGTGAGCCCCACTCATGGGGACTGGAAAAGCGACGGGAAGAGCAGTGGGAGCCACAGAGGCGTGTGACCACCTGAGACCCAAAAGAATTCACTGTTCCCTCTAAGGCAGAGTTCTCGCCCAGGTGACTGTGCTCCCAGGGGACACTGGGCCTTGTTTAGGGACATCTGTGGTTGTCAGGACCGGAGGAGCTCCTGGCATTGAGTGAGTGGGGCCAGGGATTCTGCTCAACCCCCCACCATGCCCaggattgggggggggggcagacaACCGCCCTGTCCCAGTGTTCACGAGGCTGAGGAGAAGAGATCTTAGTTAATTATTTGGGAAAAACTTGAGTTCATTCCCTGCTCACAGTAAATACCAGAATAAACCCCAATAGCCACACGGTATAAACCAGGGTGGCCCCAgtacttcctccctcctcccactcgGGCTGTGTACTAAATGTGAGCAGCCTCCTAGGACCTCAGAGTCAAGTGGGTATGGAGTGTAGT comes from Rhinolophus ferrumequinum isolate MPI-CBG mRhiFer1 chromosome 18, mRhiFer1_v1.p, whole genome shotgun sequence and encodes:
- the PRTN3 gene encoding myeloblastin, translated to MTQSDRLSGAALALVLLAMLLARAAQAAEIVGGREAEPHSRPYIASLQVAGNHFCGGTLIHPRFVLTAAHCLQNMPPALVEVVLGAHNLQNAEPSQQRFSIARQFGNNYDPEQKLNDILLLQLDRPANLNAQVAVAQLPQQDQQLPHGTQCLAMGWGRLGTRAPLPHVLQELNVTVVTFLCRPHNVCTFVPRRKAGICFGDSGGPLICDSVIQAVDSFLIRECATRQYPDFFARVSLYVDWIQSVLRSAGGRGQPPSLPFQTDAPGLRPDSKP